From the Quercus lobata isolate SW786 chromosome 6, ValleyOak3.0 Primary Assembly, whole genome shotgun sequence genome, one window contains:
- the LOC115995468 gene encoding early nodulin-75-like, which produces MTTTKYFLVLLLGVVLLSTVSLADHHESPKHEHKPPKGEKPPPKHKPPTSLNKEEKPLPEHKPPAPGKGEKPPPHDHHPGRLLLESTSIDGKPPPKGEKPPPKHKPPTPHDKEEKPLPEHKPPKGKGEKPPPEHKPPHKPPTAN; this is translated from the coding sequence ATGACTACTACCAAATACTTCCTAGTGTTGCTCCTTGGAGTGGTGCTTCTAAGCACTGTCTCACTTGCTGACCACCATGAGTCTCCCAAACATGAGCACAAACCTCCTAAGGGAGAAAAGCCACCCCCAAAACACAAGCCACCAACCTCACTCAATAAGGAAGAGAAGCCATTGCCAGAACACAAACCACCAGCCCCAGGTAAGGGAGAGAAGCCACCACCACATGATCATCACCCTGGACGCCTTCTATTGGAGTCTACTTCCATTGACGGCAAACCTCCTCCAAAGGGAGAAAAGCCACCACCAAAGCACAAGCCACCAACCCCACATGACAAGGAAGAGAAACCACTCCCAGAACACAAGCCACCAAAGGGTAAAGGAGAGAAGCCACCACCAGAGCACAAGCCACCCCACAAACCCCCAACTGCCAACTAA